From one Neovison vison isolate M4711 chromosome 1, ASM_NN_V1, whole genome shotgun sequence genomic stretch:
- the TUBB gene encoding tubulin beta chain, translating to MREIVHIQAGQCGNQIGAKFWEVISDEHGIDPTGTYHGDSDLQLDRISVYYNEATGGKYVPRAILVDLEPGTMDSVRSGPFGQIFRPDNFVFGQSGAGNNWAKGHYTEGAELVDSVLDVVRKEAESCDCLQGFQLTHSLGGGTGSGMGTLLISKIREEYPDRIMNTFSVVPSPKVSDTVVEPYNATLSVHQLVENTDETYCIDNEALYDICFRTLKLTTPTYGDLNHLVSATMSGVTTCLRFPGQLNADLRKLAVNMVPFPRLHFFMPGFAPLTSRGSQQYRALTVPELTQQVFDAKNMMAACDPRHGRYLTVAAVFRGRMSMKEVDEQMLNVQNKNSSYFVEWIPNNVKTAVCDIPPRGLKMAVTFIGNSTAIQELFKRISEQFTAMFRRKAFLHWYTGEGMDEMEFTEAESNMNDLVSEYQQYQDATAEEEEDFGEEAEEEA from the exons TTCTGGGAGGTAATCAGTGATGAACACGGCATCGACCCCACTGGAACCTACCACGGTGACAGCGACCTGCAGCTGGATCGCATCTCCGTGTACTACAATGAAGCTACAG GTGGCAAATATGTTCCTCGTGCTATCTTGGTGGATCTAGAACccgggactatggactctgttcGCTCAGGTCCTTTTGGGCAGATATTCAGACCAGACAACTTTGTTTTTG GTCAGTCTGGGGCAGGCAACAACTGGGCCAAAGGCCACTACACAGAGGGGGCTGAGCTGGTTGACTCAGTCCTGGATGTGGTGAGGAAGGAGGCGGAGAGCTGTGACTGCCTACAGGGCTTCCAGCTGACCCACTCACTGGGTGGGGGCACAGGCTCTGGAATGGGCACCTTGCTCATCAGCAAGATCCGAGAAGAGTATCCTGACCGCATCATGAACACCTTCAGTGTGGTACCCTCACCCAAAGTGTCTGACACTGTGGTCGAGCCCTACAATGCCACCCTCTCCGTCCATCAGTTGGTAGAGAACACAGATGAGACCTACTGCATTGACAACGAGGCCCTTTATGACATCTGCTTCCGCACTCTCAAGCTGACCACGCCAACCTACGGAGACCTGAACCACCTCGTCTCAGCCACCATGAGTGGTGTCACCACCTGCCTCCGCTTCCCTGGTCAACTCAATGCTGACCTCCGGAAGCTAGCCGTCAACATGGTGCCCTTCCCACGGCTCCACTTCTTCATGCCTGGCTTTGCACCTCTGACCAGCCGTGGAAGCCAGCAGTATCGGGCCCTCACTGTGCCTGAACTCACCCAGCAGGTCTTTGATGCCAAGAACATGATGGCTGCCTGTGACCCCCGCCATGGCCGTTACCTCACTGTGGCTGCTGTCTTCCGTGGACGGATGTCCATGAAGGAGGTAGATGAGCAGATGCTCAATGTGCAGAATAAGAATAGCAGCTACTTTGTGGAGTGGATCCCCAACAATGTCAAGACAGCAGTCTGCGATATCCCACCTCGTGGCCTCAAGATGGCAGTCACCTTCATTGGAAATAGCACAGCCATCCAGGAGCTCTTCAAGCGCATCTCAGAGCAGTTCACGGCCATGTTCCGGCGCAAGGCCTTCCTCCACTGGTACACAGGTGAGGGCATGGACGAGATGGAATTCACTGAAGCTGAGAGCAACATGAATGACCTTGTCTCCGAGTACCAGCAGTACCAGGATGCCAccgcagaagaggaggaggatttCGGTGAGGAGGCTGAAGAGGAGGCCTAA